A region of Candidatus Megaera polyxenophila DNA encodes the following proteins:
- a CDS encoding non-ribosomal peptide synthetase translates to MVFVFIHELFERVVKNSLKETAVRCGDKELTYDQLNKISNKIGWYLVNKGVKSEESVAIIMERSVEMIAAIIGVLKAGGCYVPIEPNCPGDRLKFILEDAQVGIVLTQNSLIDKFISYNGEIITSDSYLFYEEKDHNLSTIMYADNLAYIIYTSGSTGTPKGVMGTHENLVQSLISRTNYYKEDKIRSLLVVPVSFDSSITAIFWPLITGGSVTIVPQIEYLDLEQLLYIIKNNSISHFPCPPALYLSLLETGSSKLKNLQVVVVAGERCPERILELHFELLSNTLLSNEYGPTEVSVWSSASSIYDNERKYKVDKITIGKQRTNVELFILDEKIRILPIGVKGEIYIGGKGLARGYINRADLTAERFIANPFGNGERLYKTGDIGRYLYDGNIEYLGRSDEQVKIRGYRIELGEIESNLNEFQGIRQSVVTVKEKNSNKYLIGYCVSDKKLDSAKIISYLESKIPEYMIPKYFVYIDKIPLTINGKLDKSALPEPEINSENYVEARNELEVKVRKIWFELLSFAKDKISITDDFFRLGGDSIVSIQLVSKLRQELGLTVSIKDIFKHRTIQKLFDNVLSKSLVKKVNLKAEFSDIANIISQQYLDKIQGDKEVQGVYLANSLQQGLIYHALHQGIIDDAYKVQIIFDYQDKIDPIILKQAWQYAQNKYPSLRLRFSWEEELVQIVDKECELDWRYFDISKENNQEKRIEEIKKKDREEIYDLAISKLFRICLIKKNEDLYTCIFSNHHVILDGWSIPVLLKYVHETYLKLLQGLVVDTKEDIAYIKAQQYLQQHTKNNEKYWQEYLSSIEVRLDLSSLILQEKQDVRLQEYKYIKDPQNQNIVIRGELYKQLKDLTQEVGITLNAVLQYIWHKVLSIYGDSKQTIVGTTISGRNIPIDNIEQSIGLYINTLPLMVDHSKYRTVIETIKILQDDINELNSRSETNLVNLQKEGDRLFDSLFVYENYPDPIEKEKGDGNLKMVFKEVVEKTDYPLSVVAYETIDRQELLLSIRYAGELFNNDTISELLEIMAKMVEQIIHDPEANRFEHLNLQKYQLITKRWNSTEVEYSIRCIHELIEEQVEKTPDNIAVVYGDTTATYQELNEKANRLASYLRSLGVVTETPVAIVMNRSLEMIVAIIAILKAGATYIPIDPDFPKERLKYIVEDTKVLILLTQATLKESIVGLCKIVIEVNAKDFHKYSELNHTNSVSIKNLAYIIYTSGSTGIPKGVMITHESLNNYIQYSKSKYDIANGKVILHSSIAFDMSITSIFLPLVQGDTIEIIAEGNELEDLQNKLQSEDTLNMVKLTPTHLKALRENVNGKILSNKAKLIIGGESLSWEDIKPWLNDHRKIFNEYGPTETTVGCCVYEINHLDSRASVSIGKPIDNMKIYILDKKLNPVPIGVRGEIYISGIGLARGYLNRADLTAERFFANPFTVEGERLYKTGDLGRYLINGNIEYLGRNDEQVKIRGYRIELGEIEAVLNKHRDISAAVVIEKEQETTKSLVAYVVLKELSEDKRALIDSSGKEFNICAVAEEVTESLGNTLARVLPEYMIPKYFVYLNRIPLTSNGKLDRRALPEPEVQSQDSYIAPRTELEKQLCDIWAQVLKLEKISITDNFFRIGGDSILAIKLVSKLNQELLIPVEIKDIFSSNNILALVQYLESKSLNNEELYCEKWNFKC, encoded by the coding sequence ATGGTTTTTGTGTTTATCCACGAATTATTTGAGAGAGTAGTCAAAAATTCTCTAAAAGAAACAGCAGTAAGATGTGGAGATAAAGAATTAACATACGATCAATTAAATAAAATAAGTAACAAGATAGGATGGTACTTAGTAAACAAAGGTGTAAAATCGGAAGAGAGTGTTGCTATTATTATGGAGAGGTCGGTAGAAATGATAGCTGCAATAATTGGAGTATTAAAAGCAGGAGGATGTTATGTACCGATTGAACCAAACTGTCCTGGAGATAGACTAAAATTTATTCTTGAAGATGCTCAAGTAGGGATAGTATTAACTCAAAATAGCCTGATTGATAAATTTATCAGTTATAATGGAGAAATAATTACTAGTGATAGCTATTTGTTTTATGAAGAGAAAGATCATAATTTATCAACAATTATGTATGCTGATAATCTAGCATACATAATATATACATCAGGATCTACAGGAACTCCAAAAGGAGTAATGGGCACACATGAGAATTTAGTTCAGTCATTAATATCAAGAACTAATTATTATAAAGAAGATAAGATAAGAAGTTTACTTGTAGTACCAGTATCATTTGACAGTTCTATTACAGCAATATTTTGGCCTTTAATCACGGGCGGAAGTGTTACTATTGTTCCGCAAATTGAATATCTAGATCTTGAGCAGTTGTTATATATTATTAAAAATAATAGTATATCACATTTTCCTTGTCCACCTGCATTATACTTATCTTTACTAGAAACAGGCAGTAGTAAACTTAAAAACTTACAGGTTGTAGTTGTAGCAGGTGAAAGATGTCCTGAGAGAATATTAGAGCTTCATTTTGAACTATTGAGTAATACATTATTATCGAATGAATATGGTCCTACTGAAGTATCAGTATGGAGTAGTGCTAGTAGTATTTATGATAATGAAAGAAAATATAAGGTTGACAAAATCACAATAGGAAAGCAAAGAACAAATGTAGAATTATTTATCTTGGATGAAAAGATAAGAATATTACCGATAGGGGTAAAAGGAGAGATATATATAGGTGGGAAAGGACTTGCGAGAGGGTATATTAATAGAGCGGACTTGACAGCTGAGAGATTTATAGCCAATCCATTCGGTAATGGTGAGCGTTTATATAAAACAGGAGATATAGGAAGGTATTTATACGATGGTAATATTGAGTATTTAGGAAGAAGTGATGAACAAGTAAAAATTAGAGGTTATAGAATTGAATTAGGCGAAATTGAAAGTAACTTAAATGAGTTCCAGGGGATAAGACAAAGTGTAGTAACTGTTAAAGAAAAAAATAGTAATAAGTATTTAATAGGGTATTGCGTATCAGATAAAAAACTAGATAGTGCTAAGATTATAAGTTATTTAGAAAGTAAAATACCTGAATATATGATACCTAAGTATTTTGTCTATATAGATAAAATACCACTTACTATTAACGGAAAGTTAGATAAAAGCGCATTGCCTGAACCAGAAATTAATAGTGAGAATTACGTAGAAGCAAGAAATGAACTTGAGGTTAAGGTACGTAAGATATGGTTTGAGTTATTGAGCTTTGCAAAAGATAAGATAAGTATTACCGATGATTTTTTTAGACTAGGTGGAGATAGTATAGTTAGTATACAGTTGGTAAGTAAGTTAAGGCAAGAGTTAGGGTTAACTGTTAGCATTAAAGATATATTTAAGCATAGAACAATACAAAAGTTATTTGATAATGTCTTAAGTAAATCTTTAGTTAAAAAGGTTAATCTAAAGGCAGAATTTAGCGACATAGCAAATATTATAAGTCAGCAATATTTAGATAAGATTCAGGGAGATAAGGAAGTTCAAGGAGTGTATTTAGCTAATAGTTTACAACAAGGTTTAATTTATCATGCTTTGCATCAAGGTATAATAGATGATGCTTATAAAGTACAAATTATATTTGATTATCAAGATAAGATTGATCCTATTATATTAAAACAGGCATGGCAATATGCCCAAAATAAATACCCGAGCTTAAGATTAAGATTTAGCTGGGAAGAGGAATTAGTACAAATAGTAGATAAGGAATGTGAACTTGATTGGAGATATTTTGACATAAGTAAAGAAAATAACCAAGAAAAACGAATTGAGGAGATTAAGAAAAAAGATAGAGAGGAAATATACGATTTAGCGATAAGTAAATTATTTAGGATATGTTTAATTAAAAAAAATGAAGATTTATATACCTGTATTTTTAGTAATCATCATGTAATCCTTGATGGGTGGAGTATTCCTGTATTATTAAAGTATGTTCATGAAACTTATTTAAAATTATTGCAAGGGCTAGTTGTTGATACAAAAGAAGATATTGCTTATATCAAAGCTCAGCAATATTTGCAGCAACATACTAAGAATAATGAGAAATATTGGCAAGAATATTTAAGTAGTATAGAAGTAAGATTAGATTTAAGCAGCCTAATATTGCAAGAGAAGCAAGATGTAAGATTGCAAGAGTATAAATATATCAAAGATCCTCAAAATCAAAATATAGTTATAAGAGGTGAATTATATAAACAACTTAAAGATTTAACTCAAGAAGTAGGGATTACATTAAATGCCGTGTTACAGTACATATGGCATAAAGTATTAAGTATTTATGGTGATAGTAAACAAACAATAGTAGGAACAACAATATCTGGTCGGAATATTCCGATAGATAATATTGAGCAATCCATAGGATTATATATTAATACTTTACCTTTAATGGTTGATCATTCAAAGTATAGAACGGTAATAGAAACGATAAAAATTTTGCAAGATGACATAAATGAGCTTAATAGCAGAAGTGAGACAAATTTAGTTAATCTTCAGAAAGAAGGAGATAGGTTGTTTGATAGCTTATTTGTTTATGAGAATTATCCTGATCCGATAGAAAAAGAGAAAGGAGATGGCAATTTAAAGATGGTTTTCAAAGAAGTAGTTGAGAAGACTGATTATCCTCTAAGTGTGGTAGCGTATGAAACAATTGATAGGCAGGAGTTACTGTTGTCTATTAGGTATGCTGGGGAATTATTTAATAATGATACAATATCAGAACTGCTCGAAATAATGGCTAAGATGGTAGAGCAAATAATACATGATCCTGAAGCAAATAGATTTGAGCATCTTAATTTGCAAAAATATCAACTGATAACAAAAAGATGGAATTCAACTGAAGTAGAATACTCTATAAGATGTATACATGAATTAATTGAGGAACAAGTAGAGAAAACACCAGATAATATAGCTGTAGTATATGGAGATACTACAGCTACTTACCAAGAATTAAATGAAAAAGCGAATAGATTGGCTAGTTACTTAAGAAGCCTAGGAGTAGTAACTGAGACTCCTGTGGCTATAGTCATGAATAGATCATTAGAAATGATAGTTGCAATTATTGCAATTCTAAAAGCCGGAGCTACTTATATACCTATCGATCCAGATTTTCCTAAAGAAAGGTTAAAATATATTGTTGAAGACACTAAGGTATTAATATTACTAACTCAAGCTACGTTAAAAGAAAGTATTGTTGGTTTATGTAAAATCGTTATTGAAGTAAATGCAAAGGATTTTCATAAATATTCTGAGCTTAATCACACTAACAGTGTCTCAATTAAGAATCTAGCTTATATAATTTATACTTCTGGATCGACAGGTATTCCTAAAGGAGTAATGATAACACACGAAAGTCTGAATAATTATATTCAATATAGCAAAAGCAAGTATGATATAGCTAATGGCAAGGTGATACTACATTCGTCAATTGCATTTGATATGAGTATTACTAGTATTTTTCTACCGTTAGTGCAAGGAGATACAATTGAGATTATTGCTGAAGGAAATGAGCTTGAGGATTTACAAAATAAGTTACAGAGTGAAGATACTCTAAATATGGTTAAGTTAACACCTACTCATTTAAAAGCTTTAAGAGAAAATGTAAATGGTAAGATACTAAGCAATAAAGCAAAATTGATTATAGGAGGTGAGAGTTTATCATGGGAAGATATTAAACCATGGCTCAATGATCATAGAAAAATATTTAATGAATATGGCCCTACTGAAACTACTGTAGGATGCTGTGTTTATGAAATTAACCATTTAGATAGTAGAGCATCTGTGTCAATAGGTAAACCTATTGACAATATGAAAATATATATTTTAGATAAGAAGTTAAATCCAGTGCCGATAGGAGTAAGAGGAGAAATATATATAAGTGGTATAGGATTAGCAAGAGGTTATTTAAATAGAGCAGATTTAACAGCTGAAAGATTTTTTGCTAACCCTTTTACTGTCGAAGGTGAAAGATTATACAAAACAGGAGATTTAGGAAGATATTTAATTAACGGTAATATTGAATATTTAGGTAGAAATGATGAGCAGGTAAAAATTAGGGGATATAGAATAGAGTTAGGAGAGATAGAAGCGGTATTAAATAAACATAGAGATATTAGTGCTGCTGTAGTGATAGAGAAAGAACAAGAAACAACAAAGTCGTTAGTAGCTTACGTAGTACTAAAAGAACTAAGTGAAGACAAAAGAGCTTTAATAGATAGTAGTGGTAAAGAGTTTAATATTTGTGCTGTAGCAGAAGAGGTAACAGAATCATTAGGTAATACTCTCGCAAGAGTATTACCTGAATACATGATACCTAAGTATTTTGTATATTTAAATAGAATACCGTTAACAAGTAATGGAAAGCTAGACCGTAGAGCGTTACCTGAACCAGAAGTACAAAGTCAGGACAGCTATATAGCTCCAAGAACTGAGTTAGAAAAACAATTATGTGATATTTGGGCTCAAGTGCTTAAACTAGAAAAAATTAGTATCACTGATAACTTCTTCAGAATTGGTGGTGATAGTATTTTAGCTATTAAATTAGTAAGTAAATTAAATCAAGAACTACTTATTCCTGTAGAGATTAAAGATATTTTTAGCAGTAATAATATCTTGGCTTTAGTGCAATACTTAGAAAGTAAATCTTTAAATAATGAAGAATTATATTGTGAAAAATGGAATTTTAAATGTTAG